The proteins below come from a single Fusarium verticillioides 7600 chromosome 3, whole genome shotgun sequence genomic window:
- a CDS encoding NADH dehydrogenase produces the protein MASSKFIRSFLLSLPCRRSRFLLCRDTAVASSTSLSTAAKPSDTPHYTQGTTENSEIKATYKEGRKKRERVVVLGSGWAGYALVRNLDSAKYERIIISPRSYFVFTPLLASTSVGTLEFRSILEPVRRLQPDRFHQGWADDVDFTNKTIRVETNPDADEINSRTLPPATQSSSHNDGRDSGSSDLSVIQTPFSGSVKETLTKRKGEMITVPYDKLILAVGAYSQTFGIPGVREHANFLRDVGDARSIRLRILQCFERAELRSTTDEQRRKLLHFAVVGGGPTGIEFAAELHDLIHDDLARIYPDLMEFVGITVYDIAPKILPMFDKKLSSYTIDSFRRQGIHIKTQHHIKGVRLDEDGKGGLKIKIQEYDDEVSAGIVVWSTGLMQNPLIARLVEQNIRDLVTPEEEQTRHIVKAEKSGGLVVDDHLRVRVSTGSIRATDSQSGHKAPSDILPEVYAMGDCAVLEREALPATAQVASQQAKYLAKTLNKYGSCEAVGKNSKPFLFLNLGTIAYIGSWRAIAQSSSESLAGRLAWVLWRGAYITRSMSIKNKIMVLVHWIITWLFGRDISRF, from the coding sequence ATGGCGTCTTCGAAATTTATCAGGAgcttcttgctgagcttACCCTGCCGTCGTTCTCGATTTCTCCTTTGCCGAGATACTGCCGTTGCCTCGTCTACCTCTCTATCAACGGCTGCCAAGCCATCAGATACCCCACACTACACTCAAGGAACGACCGAGAACTCCGAAATAAAGGCAACATACAAAGAAGGGCGCAAAAAGCGTGAGAGGGTCGTCGTCCTGGGGTCCGGCTGGGCTGGCTATGCGCTGGTCCGCAATCTTGATTCGGCCAAGTACGAGCGCATCATTATCTCGCCGCGCTCCTACTTTGTCTTTACTCCGCTATTAGCATCTACGTCTGTCGGCACTCTCGAATTTCGCTCCATCCTCGAGCCTGTTCGCCGCTTGCAGCCGGATCGCTTCCACCAAGGCTGGGCCGATGATGTCGACTTTACTAACAAGACCATCCGTGTCGAGACGAACCCAGATGCTGACGAGATTAACTCTCGCACACTTCCACCCGCCACTCAATCATCGTCGCACAATGATGGCAGAGACAGTGGCTCCTCAGACCTATCCGTTATTCAAACCCCTTTCTCTGGCTCCGTCAAGGAGACTCTTACCAAGCGTAAGGGTGAGATGATCACGGTCCCTTACGACAAACTCATCTTGGCCGTCGGAGCCTACTCCCAGACCTTTGGTATTCCCGGCGTTCGTGAGCACGCAAATTTCCTCCGTGACGTCGGTGACGCCCGCTCCATCCGCCTTCGCATCCTACAGTGTTTTGAGCGCGCGGAGCTCCGTTCCACGACCGACGAGCAGCGCCGCAAGCTGCTCCATTTTGCGGTCGTCGGCGGTGGCCCCACGGGCATAGAGTTTGCCGCTGAGCTTCACGACCTCATCCACGATGACCTTGCTCGCATCTATCCTGACCTCATGGAATTTGTTGGCATTACCGTCTACGACATTGCACCCAAGATACTACCCATGTTCGACAAGAAGCTATCCTCCTACACTATCGACTCCTTCCGCCGCCAGGGCATTCATATAAAGACTCAGCATCACATCAAGGGTGTCCGtctggatgaggatggtaaGGGAggcctcaagatcaagatccaagaaTACGACGATGAGGTCAGCGCCGGGATCGTTGTTTGGAGTACGGGTCTGATGCAGAATCCCCTAATTGCCAGGCTTGTCGAACAGAATATTCGCGACCTTGTCACtccagaggaagaacagaCTCGGCAcattgtcaaggctgagaagagcgGCGgtcttgtcgtcgatgatcATCTCCGTGTTCGCGTGTCCACTGGCTCTATCCGGGCCACCGATTCCCAGAGCGGCCACAAAGCGCCCAGCGACATCCTCCCCGAAGTTTACGCCATGGGCGACTGTGCTGTCTTGGAGCGCGAGGCGCTCCCCGCCACCGCACAGGTCGCCTCACAGCAGGCCAAATACCtggccaagaccctgaatAAGTATGGCTCCTGCGAAGCCGTTGGCAAAAATTCAAAgcctttccttttcctcaatCTCGGCACAATCGCCTACATTGGCAGCTGGCGTGCCATAGCCCAAAGTTCATCCGAAAGCCTCGCGGGTAGGCTTGCCTGGGTCCTATGGAGGGGCGCTTATATTACTCGAAGTATGAGCATCAAAAATAAAATCATGGTTTTGGTTCACTGGATCATAACTTGGCTTTTCGGTCGCGATATTTCGAGATTCTGA